A single window of Lytechinus variegatus isolate NC3 chromosome 8, Lvar_3.0, whole genome shotgun sequence DNA harbors:
- the LOC121420774 gene encoding uncharacterized protein LOC121420774 has product MLLVNPPCGIMRYPIAVISALWNIVFASGLNTDDTAEKLGACFPDWSISTDHEDWSLSEIETVCVSKGSNVKVHGTLVPVSEVLLTTWTTCKNHSTFITVQTQGKLVAVYMYLVCFLAVLLFALTVAMVILLLKIKGRGDGRVSKAKEHPTITYVFEADETDMTEGNQESANLENDSEVVKRRRPEPTPNQSSSFRINTIRAKTDTLGRMNATQMMDNPICVPPEKSYRANYVSSNKLKRQGCVVGEEGIYENIKRPGKCLKPFSAEMNYVGIDK; this is encoded by the exons TTTTCGCTTCTGGCCTGAATACGGATGACACCGCGGAAAAATTGGGAGCTTGCTTTCCGGATTGGAGCATAAGCACTGATCATGAAGATTGGTCACTATCCGAGATTGAGACAGTCTGTGTGAGCAAAGGATCAAATGTCAAAGTTCATGGAACATTAGTCCCGGTCTCCGAGGTGTTGCTTACAACGTGGACAACCTGCAAAAACCATTCGACCTTCATAA CTGTACAGACACAGGGCAAGCTGGTCgcagtgtacatgtacctcgTGTGTTTCCTTGCTGTGTTACTCTTTGCTCTCACCGTTGCCATGGTGATTCTGTTATTGAAGATAAAGGGGCGTGGCGACGGTCGAGTAAGCAAAGCAAAAG AACACCCTACAATAACATATGTCTTCGAGGCAGAtgaaacagacatgacagagGGCAATCAAGAAAGCGCAAATTTAGAAAACGATTCG GAGGTGGTGAAAAGAAGACGACCAGAACCTACGCCCAATCAAAGTTCTTCATTTCGTATAAACACGATCAGAGCAAAGACTGACACACTGGGTAGAATGAACGCCACGCAGATGATGGACAACCCTATCTGTGTCCCGCCTGAGAAATCTTACAGGGCAAACTACGTGTCTTCAAATAAGCTGAAGCGTCAGGGATGTGTTGTGGGAGAGGAGGGAATTTATGAGAATATCAAAAGGCCTGGCAAATGCTTGAAACCTTTTTCTGCTGAAATGAATTATGTGGGtattgataaataa